A genomic window from Salvia hispanica cultivar TCC Black 2014 chromosome 5, UniMelb_Shisp_WGS_1.0, whole genome shotgun sequence includes:
- the LOC125188358 gene encoding protein FAR-RED ELONGATED HYPOCOTYL 3-like isoform X3 gives MDIDLRLPSGEHDKDLEEPNGIVNMLDGEEKPLNVDGVGESMGEEDKLHIEDVDDVNSPLPDIDFKDLTILEPLPGMEFESHGDAYAFYQEYARSVGFNTAIQNSRRSKTSREFIDAKYACSRYGTKREYEKSLNRPRSRQGTNQDSENATGRRACSKTDCKASMHVKRRSDGKWIIHRFEKEHNHELLPAQAVSEQTRRMYAAMARQFAEYKSAVGLKHESRGQFEKGRSMAMDAVEASAMLEFFVHMQTLNSNFFYAVDVGEDQRLKSLFWVDAKSRHDYPNFSDVVSFDTSYIRNKYKMPLALFVGVNQHYQFMLLGCALLSDENVATYSWVMRMWLKAMGGQAPNIILTEQERVFKSVISDVFPSTLHFFSLWHVVGKISETLNSVIKQNENFISEFEICIYRSWTEEEFEKRWLKLVDRFELKENELIQSLYEDHKMWVPNFTKDGFFAGMSTGQRSDSVNSFFDKYVHKKTTVQEFVKQYDAILQDRYEEEAKASSDTWNKQPALKSPSPFEKHVASLYTHSVLRKFQVEVLGAVACIPKKEEQVDAMVTFKVQDYERNQDFIVTLNELKSEVSCICRLFELKGFLCRHAMIVLQICGISTIPSQYILKRWTKDAKSRYSMGEGSEQVHSRLQQYNDLCQRAMKLGEEGSLSQESYNLSLRALDEAFENCLNANYSSKNLLEAGPSASPGILCIEDGIQSGSLSKTNKKKNTTKKRKVNMEPDVITAGTADSLQQIEKLSSRPVNLDGFFSHHQGAPGMLNLMGPTRDSYFGNQPAIQGLGQLNSIAPTHDGYYGTQPAMPGMGHMEFFRPTNFGYGIRQDDPNVRSAQLHDNAPRHA, from the exons ATGGATATAGATCTTAGGTTGCCTTCTGGAGAGCATGATAAGGATTTGGAAGAGCCTAATGGAATTGTTAATATGCTAGATGGGGAAGAGAAGCCCCTTAATGTAGATGGAGTGGGTGAGAGTATGGGAGAGGAGGACAAGCTGCACATTGAAGATGTTGATGATGTGAATTCTCCCTTACCCGATATAGATTTTAAAGATCTGACGATTCTTGAGCCACTTCCTGGTATGGAATTTGAGTCTCACGGGGACGCCTATGCTTTCTATCAGGAATATGCTAGATCCGTGGGATTTAATACTGCGATTCAGAATAGCCGCCGTTCAAAAACATCAAGGGAATTCATCGATGCAAAATATGCATGTTCTAGATACGGAACAAAGCGTGAGTATGAGAAATCTTTGAACCGTCCACGCAGTAGACAAGGAACCAATCAGGATTCTGAGAATGCTACAGGTCGTCGAGCATGTTCCAAGACAGATTGTAAAGCAAGTATGCATGTTAAGAGAAGGTCCGACGGGAAATGGATAATCCATAGATTTGAGAAAGAGCATAACCACGAACTTTTACCTGCCCAAGCTGTAAGTGAACAGACCAGAAGGATGTATGCTGCAATGGCTAGACAGTTCGCTGAATATAAAAGTGCAGTCGGTCTTAAACATGAATCCAGAGGCCAATTTGAAAAGGGCAGGAGTATGGCAATGGATGCAGTGGAGGCGAGTGCTATGCTTGAGTTTTTTGTCCATATGCAGACTCTAAATTCAAACTTCTTTTATGCAGTGGATGTTGGTGAGGATCAACGCCTGAAGAGTCTATTTTGGGTTGATGCCAAAAGCAGGCATGACTATCCTAATTTCAGCGATGTCGTATCCTTTGATACGAGCTATATCCGAAACAAGTATAAAATGCCTCTAGCTCTTTTTGTTGGGGTCAATCAGCACTATCAGTTCATGCTACTCGGATGTGCTTTGCTGTCTGATGAAAACGTAGCGACATATTCATGGGTCATGAGAATGTGGTTGAAGGCTATGGGTGGCCAGGCTCCCAACATTATACTCACTGAGCAAGAAAGGGTTTTCAAGTCTGTTATTTCAGATGTTTTTCCATCCactcttcattttttctccttGTGGCATGTAGTGGGAAAGATTTCAGAAACATTGAATAGTGTAATCAAACAGAACGAAAACTTCATATCTGAATTCGAAATATGCATTTATAGGTCGTGGACAGAGGAGGAGTTTGAAAAGAGGTGGCTCAAGCTGGTGGATAGATTCGAACTAAAAGAGAATGAGTTGATCCAGTCATTGTATGAAGATCACAAAATGTGGGTGCCTAACTTTACTAAAGATGGTTTTTTTGCTGGTATGTCAACAGGTCAACGGTCAGATAGTGTGAATTCTTTCTTTGACAAGTATGTACATAAGAAAACAACTGTGCAAGAGTTCGTAAAACAATATGATGCCATTCTGCAAGATAGGTATGAAGAGGAAGCAAAGGCCTCTTCTGATACATGGAACAAGCAGCCTGCTTTGAAGTCCCCTTCACCGTTCGAGAAGCATGTAGCTAGCCTTTATACTCATTCTGTATTGAGGAAATTTCAAGTTGAGGTATTGGGTGCTGTAGCATGTATACCTAAGAAAGAGGAACAAGTTGATGCGATGGTCACTTTCAAAGTACAAGATTATGAGAGGAATCAAGACTTTATTGTCACATTGAACGAGTTGAAATCTGAAGTGTCCTGCATATGCCGCTTATTTGAACTGAAAGGTTTCCTTTGTAGACATGCAATGATTGTTCTTCAAATCTGTGGCATCTCAACAATACCTtcacaatatattttgaaacGGTGGACCAAAGACGCCAAGAGCAGATACTCGATGGGGGAAGGGTCTGAGCAGGTACACTCAAGGCTGCAGCAATATAATGATCTTTGTCAAAGGGCTATGAAATTGGGTGAAGAAGGATCATTATCACAAGAGAGTTACAATCTGTCTCTTCGTGCACTTGATGAAGCTTTTGAGAACTGTTTGAATGCCAACTACTCCAGTAAGAATCTTCTAGAAGCTGGACCTTCTGCTTCCCCGGGTATTTTGTGCATCGAAGATGGCATTCAAAGTGGGAGTTTGAGCAAGAcaaataagaagaagaatacAACTAAGAAGAGAAAG GTTAACATGGAGCCAGATGTTATTACAGCTGGCACGGCAGATAGCTTACAACAAATT GAAAAACTGAGTTCTCGACCTGTAAATCTGGATGGATTTTTTAGTCATCATCAAGGTGCTCCGGGAATG CTGAACTTAATGGGTCCCACACGCGATAGTTACTTCGGGAACCAACCAGCCATTCAGGGACTA GGCCAGCTGAACTCCATCGCACCTACCCACGATGGCTACTATGGCACTCAGCCCGCCATGCCTGGAATG GGGCATATGGAGTTTTTCCGCCCTACAAATTTCGGCTATGGCATTCGG CAGGACGATCCGAATGTGAGATCCGCGCAGCTGCACGACAACGCACCAAGACACGCTTGA